A stretch of Henckelia pumila isolate YLH828 chromosome 4, ASM3356847v2, whole genome shotgun sequence DNA encodes these proteins:
- the LOC140860066 gene encoding uncharacterized protein isoform X5 yields the protein MFCCRRGASLCFGELHPDNVLHEEQSLKACKKAYYSHLRKYHNDMIGNLQLWKEKWAGCMDPEVDIVHKVWRTRNYAEKNVPLSGTGIYDAEENLVATPDSCSWANSEKEYGSDNQNREMVHGDFERRKVCLNKPGDCEFSLQEVAAVSRQGGKLHKHNIQHEDGAKYMSYVKVVWCNFSFLVKNFGSLSWLALHNSIILSCLIFGAFLNIINDYEEVLLEVSQVSKQQHERVKSSMKHAGISIQPRSLNNVLGTIDTLNVQPFEKFEEEEEKKLHDYWLKLVKHDIPDGFVYWRKSRLSRQQLIQLLCEEMGKKVKPEEVTLDRNREGSPNKLMEPSDDSNYEFLPAITIEVVEKDQYDDMLSEQRDNELAIDEVVTVQQAEKIRKMDYVLEEQVQDTVKIKHGDMLDHVCIKNHHQQQVASMDKSSMHSAKLIESCDPVVPQDRHQQQNGSVNGNLQIKSPEMESLVNSASAEIDDTPSFSTYTGNVSRANIPVDQRVPPTSASDVWPTGDARGSYFQSAAYSSSQELKLGRAQLIQEQSLRILDMETDRQDKDAGKDMLPRRSDHTSFFNSYSNQDQSESLSFFKGHNSLSYHHEQKHLGVDFQRANDLMDAGQFDGHLTEQVHPSLHLYPKPKRLNDFYMHQTLQDSMYSDGSRFNMPRQEQVPVNIHDWAAVNSVSMTATSQPHLNSVEVNQNWYSGESGAQDVWAPYESGVHSFSGGRNSDQSLFSVLTECNELRPAANYVPMSSSERFIQAGNFSGMGEGIPPSSLAQEAPNAFNYLSGHEAGTAGVKISSLGWMGIPQQNPGIHESSMGKPFLRSWNQ from the exons ATG TTTTGTTGCCGCAGGGGTGCTTCTCTCTGTTTTGGAGAGCTCCATCCTGATAATGTTCTTCACGAGGAGCAGTCCCTCAAAGCTTGCAAGAAGGCCTACTACTCACATTTACGAAAGTATCATAACGA CATGATTGGGAATCTGCAACTGTGGAAGGAAAAATGGGCGGGTTGTATGGATCCTGAAGTGGATATTGTGCATAAAGTATGGAG GACTAGGAATTATGCTGAGAAAAATGTGCCTCTATCAGGTACTGGAATATATGATGCTGAAGAGAACCTTGTTGCGACACCTGACTCTTGTTCTTGGGCTAATTCAGAGAAAGAGTATGGCAGTGATAACCAGAATCGGGAAATGGTGCATGGGGATTTTGAAAGAAG AAAAGTCTGCTTGAACAAACCAGGTGATTGTGAGTTCAGTCTGCAAGAGGTGGCTGCAGTATCTAGACAAGGAGGAAAGCTACACAAACACAATATCCAGCATGAAGATGGAGCCAAATACATGTCTTATGTCAAGGTGGTTTGGTGCAACTTTAGTTTTTTGGTGAAAAATTTTGGCAGCCTTTCTTGGTTGGCATTGCACAATAGCATTATACTCTCCTGTCTCATTTTTGGTGCCTTTTTAAATATCATTAACGATTATGAGGAAGTTTTACTTGAGGTTTCTCAGGTTAGCAAGCAACAGCATGAACGAGTTAAAAGTAGCATGAAACATGCTGGCATTAGCATTCAGCCCAGGTCTCTGAATAATGTTTTGGGTACCATCGACACACTTAATGTGCAACCATTTGAGAAATTCGAGGAGGAAGAAGAGAAGAAGTTGCATGATTACTG GCTAAAGTTGGTAAAACATGACATCCCTGATGGTTTCGTGTACTGGAGAAAGAGTCGATTGTCGAGGCAGCAGTTAATACAGTTGCTATGTGAAGAGATGGGAAAAAAAGTAAAGCCTGAGGAG GTTACTCTGGATAGGAACAGAGAAGGTTCTCCTAATAAGCTAATGGAGCCCTCAGATGATAGCAACTATGAATTTCTCCCTGCAATTACTATTGAG GTTGTGGAGAAAGATCAATATGATGACATGCTTTCAGAGCAGAGGGATAATGAGCTGGCAATCGATGAAGTTGTAACAGTACAGCAG GCTGAAAAGATTAGAAAGATGGATTATGTACTTGAGGAGCAAGTGCAGGATACAGTTAAGATCAAGCATGGTGATATGCTTGATCATGTTTGCATTAAGAATCACCATCAGCAGCAGGTTGCTTCAATGGATAAAAGCTCTATGCATAGTGCTAAGTTGATAGAATCATGCGACCCTGTTGTTCCTCAGGATAGGCATCAACAGCAAAATGGTTCAGTTAATGGCAATCTTCAGATCAAATCCCCGGAGATGGAATCCCTTGTCAACAGTGCTAGTGCAGAAATAGATGATACTCCGTCTTTTTCAACGTACACGGGAAATGTAAGCCGTGCAAATATTCCCGTCGACCAGCGGGTTCCTCCTACATCTGCGAGCGATGTTTGGCCAACAGGTGATGCTCGTGGTTCTTACTTTCAATCTGCTGCCTATTCTTCTTCTCAAGAGTTGAAGCTTGGGAGAGCACAGTTAATACAGGAGCAATCATTGCGAATACTTGATATGGAAACAGACAGGCAAGATAAAGATGCTGGGAAGGATATGCTTCCCAGGCGATCTGACCATACGTCATTCTTCAATTCCTACTCTAACCAAGATCAAAGTGAATCACTCTCGTTCTTCAAGGGCCATAATAGTTTATCATACCATCACGAGCAAAAGCACTTGGGTGTAGATTTCCAGCGTGCTAATGATCTGATGGACGCAGGTCAATTTGATGGGCATTTGACGGAACAAGTTCACCCATCACTTCATTTGTATCCAAAGCCGAAGAGATTGAATGATTTTTACATGCATCAGACCCTTCAGGACAGTATGTATTCTGATGGAAGTCGGTTTAACATGCCAAGGCAGGAGCAGGTTCCGGTCAATATTCATGATTGGGCCGCTGTTAACTCGGTAAGCATGACAGCTACTTCTCAACCTCACTTGAACAGTGTAGAGGTGAATCAGAACTGGTATTCAGGTGAGAGTGGTGCCCAAGATGTCTGGGCTCCCTATGAAAGTGGTGTCCATAGCTTTAGCGGTGGACGTAATTCAGATCAAAGCCTATTCAGTGTACTTACTGAATGTAATGAACTACGACCTGCTGCCAATTATGTTCCAATGAGCTCATCGGAGAGATTCATCCAGGCTGGAAATTTCAGTGGGATGGGTGAGGGAATTCCACCGAGCAGCCTGGCACAAGAAGCACCTAATGCATTTAACTACTTGAGTGGTCACGAGGCAGGCACTGCTGGTGTTAAAATCAGTAGCTTGGGGTGGATGGGAATCCCACAGCAGAATCCTGGGATACATGAGTCGTCCATGGGTAAACCTTTTTTAAGGTCTTGGAATCAGTAA
- the LOC140860066 gene encoding uncharacterized protein isoform X1 — MTANQRKKKVNAASLVGCKSYEQYMVKRKKLKPPQPALNMAPTISLEWDNKKKSVVSKRDQIGISQRHWIPFIEPGPHSHNILADVFSVPQEIFELENLSGVLSYEVWQSLLSENERSLLSQFLPQEAEPDGLVQELLAGDNFHFRNPFLIWGASLCFGELHPDNVLHEEQSLKACKKAYYSHLRKYHNDMIGNLQLWKEKWAGCMDPEVDIVHKVWRTRNYAEKNVPLSGTGIYDAEENLVATPDSCSWANSEKEYGSDNQNREMVHGDFERRKVCLNKPGDCEFSLQEVAAVSRQGGKLHKHNIQHEDGAKYMSYVKVVWCNFSFLVKNFGSLSWLALHNSIILSCLIFGAFLNIINDYEEVLLEVSQVSKQQHERVKSSMKHAGISIQPRSLNNVLGTIDTLNVQPFEKFEEEEEKKLHDYWLKLVKHDIPDGFVYWRKSRLSRQQLIQLLCEEMGKKVKPEEVTLDRNREGSPNKLMEPSDDSNYEFLPAITIEVVEKDQYDDMLSEQRDNELAIDEVVTVQQAEKIRKMDYVLEEQVQDTVKIKHGDMLDHVCIKNHHQQQVASMDKSSMHSAKLIESCDPVVPQDRHQQQNGSVNGNLQIKSPEMESLVNSASAEIDDTPSFSTYTGNVSRANIPVDQRVPPTSASDVWPTGDARGSYFQSAAYSSSQELKLGRAQLIQEQSLRILDMETDRQDKDAGKDMLPRRSDHTSFFNSYSNQDQSESLSFFKGHNSLSYHHEQKHLGVDFQRANDLMDAGQFDGHLTEQVHPSLHLYPKPKRLNDFYMHQTLQDSMYSDGSRFNMPRQEQVPVNIHDWAAVNSVSMTATSQPHLNSVEVNQNWYSGESGAQDVWAPYESGVHSFSGGRNSDQSLFSVLTECNELRPAANYVPMSSSERFIQAGNFSGMGEGIPPSSLAQEAPNAFNYLSGHEAGTAGVKISSLGWMGIPQQNPGIHESSMGKPFLRSWNQ; from the exons ATGACAGCCAATCAGCGGAAAAAAAAGGTGAATGCTGCCAGTTTGGTTGGCTGCAAATCTTATGAACAATATATGGTAAAAAGGAAGAAGTTGAAACCACCGCAGCCAGCCCTGAATATGGCACCTACTATCTCTCTAGAGTGGGATAACAAGAAGAAGAGTGTTGTCTCAAAGAGGGATCAGATTGGTATTTCTCAGAGGCACTGGATTCCATTTATTGAGCCTGGGCCTCACAGCCATAATATATTGGCTGATGTTTTTTCTGTTCCTCAGGAGATATTTGAACTAGAAAACTTATCTGGGGTTCTGTCTTATGAG GTATGGCAGAGTTTGTTGTCCGAAAATGAAAGAAGTCTTCTATCTCAATTTCTACCCCAAGAAGCTGAGCCTGATGGTCTTGTTCAAGAATTGCTCGCTGGGGATAATTTCCATTTCAGAAATCCTTTCCTCATATG GGGTGCTTCTCTCTGTTTTGGAGAGCTCCATCCTGATAATGTTCTTCACGAGGAGCAGTCCCTCAAAGCTTGCAAGAAGGCCTACTACTCACATTTACGAAAGTATCATAACGA CATGATTGGGAATCTGCAACTGTGGAAGGAAAAATGGGCGGGTTGTATGGATCCTGAAGTGGATATTGTGCATAAAGTATGGAG GACTAGGAATTATGCTGAGAAAAATGTGCCTCTATCAGGTACTGGAATATATGATGCTGAAGAGAACCTTGTTGCGACACCTGACTCTTGTTCTTGGGCTAATTCAGAGAAAGAGTATGGCAGTGATAACCAGAATCGGGAAATGGTGCATGGGGATTTTGAAAGAAG AAAAGTCTGCTTGAACAAACCAGGTGATTGTGAGTTCAGTCTGCAAGAGGTGGCTGCAGTATCTAGACAAGGAGGAAAGCTACACAAACACAATATCCAGCATGAAGATGGAGCCAAATACATGTCTTATGTCAAGGTGGTTTGGTGCAACTTTAGTTTTTTGGTGAAAAATTTTGGCAGCCTTTCTTGGTTGGCATTGCACAATAGCATTATACTCTCCTGTCTCATTTTTGGTGCCTTTTTAAATATCATTAACGATTATGAGGAAGTTTTACTTGAGGTTTCTCAGGTTAGCAAGCAACAGCATGAACGAGTTAAAAGTAGCATGAAACATGCTGGCATTAGCATTCAGCCCAGGTCTCTGAATAATGTTTTGGGTACCATCGACACACTTAATGTGCAACCATTTGAGAAATTCGAGGAGGAAGAAGAGAAGAAGTTGCATGATTACTG GCTAAAGTTGGTAAAACATGACATCCCTGATGGTTTCGTGTACTGGAGAAAGAGTCGATTGTCGAGGCAGCAGTTAATACAGTTGCTATGTGAAGAGATGGGAAAAAAAGTAAAGCCTGAGGAG GTTACTCTGGATAGGAACAGAGAAGGTTCTCCTAATAAGCTAATGGAGCCCTCAGATGATAGCAACTATGAATTTCTCCCTGCAATTACTATTGAG GTTGTGGAGAAAGATCAATATGATGACATGCTTTCAGAGCAGAGGGATAATGAGCTGGCAATCGATGAAGTTGTAACAGTACAGCAG GCTGAAAAGATTAGAAAGATGGATTATGTACTTGAGGAGCAAGTGCAGGATACAGTTAAGATCAAGCATGGTGATATGCTTGATCATGTTTGCATTAAGAATCACCATCAGCAGCAGGTTGCTTCAATGGATAAAAGCTCTATGCATAGTGCTAAGTTGATAGAATCATGCGACCCTGTTGTTCCTCAGGATAGGCATCAACAGCAAAATGGTTCAGTTAATGGCAATCTTCAGATCAAATCCCCGGAGATGGAATCCCTTGTCAACAGTGCTAGTGCAGAAATAGATGATACTCCGTCTTTTTCAACGTACACGGGAAATGTAAGCCGTGCAAATATTCCCGTCGACCAGCGGGTTCCTCCTACATCTGCGAGCGATGTTTGGCCAACAGGTGATGCTCGTGGTTCTTACTTTCAATCTGCTGCCTATTCTTCTTCTCAAGAGTTGAAGCTTGGGAGAGCACAGTTAATACAGGAGCAATCATTGCGAATACTTGATATGGAAACAGACAGGCAAGATAAAGATGCTGGGAAGGATATGCTTCCCAGGCGATCTGACCATACGTCATTCTTCAATTCCTACTCTAACCAAGATCAAAGTGAATCACTCTCGTTCTTCAAGGGCCATAATAGTTTATCATACCATCACGAGCAAAAGCACTTGGGTGTAGATTTCCAGCGTGCTAATGATCTGATGGACGCAGGTCAATTTGATGGGCATTTGACGGAACAAGTTCACCCATCACTTCATTTGTATCCAAAGCCGAAGAGATTGAATGATTTTTACATGCATCAGACCCTTCAGGACAGTATGTATTCTGATGGAAGTCGGTTTAACATGCCAAGGCAGGAGCAGGTTCCGGTCAATATTCATGATTGGGCCGCTGTTAACTCGGTAAGCATGACAGCTACTTCTCAACCTCACTTGAACAGTGTAGAGGTGAATCAGAACTGGTATTCAGGTGAGAGTGGTGCCCAAGATGTCTGGGCTCCCTATGAAAGTGGTGTCCATAGCTTTAGCGGTGGACGTAATTCAGATCAAAGCCTATTCAGTGTACTTACTGAATGTAATGAACTACGACCTGCTGCCAATTATGTTCCAATGAGCTCATCGGAGAGATTCATCCAGGCTGGAAATTTCAGTGGGATGGGTGAGGGAATTCCACCGAGCAGCCTGGCACAAGAAGCACCTAATGCATTTAACTACTTGAGTGGTCACGAGGCAGGCACTGCTGGTGTTAAAATCAGTAGCTTGGGGTGGATGGGAATCCCACAGCAGAATCCTGGGATACATGAGTCGTCCATGGGTAAACCTTTTTTAAGGTCTTGGAATCAGTAA
- the LOC140860066 gene encoding uncharacterized protein isoform X4, which translates to MTANQRKKKVNAASLVGCKSYEQYMVKRKKLKPPQPALNMAPTISLEWDNKKKSVVSKRDQIGISQRHWIPFIEPGPHSHNILADVFSVPQEIFELENLSGVLSYEVWQSLLSENERSLLSQFLPQEAEPDGLVQELLAGDNFHFRNPFLIWGASLCFGELHPDNVLHEEQSLKACKKAYYSHLRKYHNDMIGNLQLWKEKWAGCMDPEVDIVHKVWRTRNYAEKNVPLSGTGIYDAEENLVATPDSCSWANSEKEYGSDNQNREMVHGDFERRKVCLNKPGDCEFSLQEVAAVSRQGGKLHKHNIQHEDGAKYMSYVKVSKQQHERVKSSMKHAGISIQPRSLNNVLGTIDTLNVQPFEKFEEEEEKKLHDYWLKLVKHDIPDGFVYWRKSRLSRQQLIQLLCEEMGKKVKPEEVTLDRNREGSPNKLMEPSDDSNYEFLPAITIEVVEKDQYDDMLSEQRDNELAIDEVVTVQQAEKIRKMDYVLEEQVQDTVKIKHGDMLDHVCIKNHHQQQVASMDKSSMHSAKLIESCDPVVPQDRHQQQNGSVNGNLQIKSPEMESLVNSASAEIDDTPSFSTYTGNVSRANIPVDQRVPPTSASDVWPTGDARGSYFQSAAYSSSQELKLGRAQLIQEQSLRILDMETDRQDKDAGKDMLPRRSDHTSFFNSYSNQDQSESLSFFKGHNSLSYHHEQKHLGVDFQRANDLMDAGQFDGHLTEQVHPSLHLYPKPKRLNDFYMHQTLQDSMYSDGSRFNMPRQEQVPVNIHDWAAVNSVSMTATSQPHLNSVEVNQNWYSGESGAQDVWAPYESGVHSFSGGRNSDQSLFSVLTECNELRPAANYVPMSSSERFIQAGNFSGMGEGIPPSSLAQEAPNAFNYLSGHEAGTAGVKISSLGWMGIPQQNPGIHESSMGKPFLRSWNQ; encoded by the exons ATGACAGCCAATCAGCGGAAAAAAAAGGTGAATGCTGCCAGTTTGGTTGGCTGCAAATCTTATGAACAATATATGGTAAAAAGGAAGAAGTTGAAACCACCGCAGCCAGCCCTGAATATGGCACCTACTATCTCTCTAGAGTGGGATAACAAGAAGAAGAGTGTTGTCTCAAAGAGGGATCAGATTGGTATTTCTCAGAGGCACTGGATTCCATTTATTGAGCCTGGGCCTCACAGCCATAATATATTGGCTGATGTTTTTTCTGTTCCTCAGGAGATATTTGAACTAGAAAACTTATCTGGGGTTCTGTCTTATGAG GTATGGCAGAGTTTGTTGTCCGAAAATGAAAGAAGTCTTCTATCTCAATTTCTACCCCAAGAAGCTGAGCCTGATGGTCTTGTTCAAGAATTGCTCGCTGGGGATAATTTCCATTTCAGAAATCCTTTCCTCATATG GGGTGCTTCTCTCTGTTTTGGAGAGCTCCATCCTGATAATGTTCTTCACGAGGAGCAGTCCCTCAAAGCTTGCAAGAAGGCCTACTACTCACATTTACGAAAGTATCATAACGA CATGATTGGGAATCTGCAACTGTGGAAGGAAAAATGGGCGGGTTGTATGGATCCTGAAGTGGATATTGTGCATAAAGTATGGAG GACTAGGAATTATGCTGAGAAAAATGTGCCTCTATCAGGTACTGGAATATATGATGCTGAAGAGAACCTTGTTGCGACACCTGACTCTTGTTCTTGGGCTAATTCAGAGAAAGAGTATGGCAGTGATAACCAGAATCGGGAAATGGTGCATGGGGATTTTGAAAGAAG AAAAGTCTGCTTGAACAAACCAGGTGATTGTGAGTTCAGTCTGCAAGAGGTGGCTGCAGTATCTAGACAAGGAGGAAAGCTACACAAACACAATATCCAGCATGAAGATGGAGCCAAATACATGTCTTATGTCAAG GTTAGCAAGCAACAGCATGAACGAGTTAAAAGTAGCATGAAACATGCTGGCATTAGCATTCAGCCCAGGTCTCTGAATAATGTTTTGGGTACCATCGACACACTTAATGTGCAACCATTTGAGAAATTCGAGGAGGAAGAAGAGAAGAAGTTGCATGATTACTG GCTAAAGTTGGTAAAACATGACATCCCTGATGGTTTCGTGTACTGGAGAAAGAGTCGATTGTCGAGGCAGCAGTTAATACAGTTGCTATGTGAAGAGATGGGAAAAAAAGTAAAGCCTGAGGAG GTTACTCTGGATAGGAACAGAGAAGGTTCTCCTAATAAGCTAATGGAGCCCTCAGATGATAGCAACTATGAATTTCTCCCTGCAATTACTATTGAG GTTGTGGAGAAAGATCAATATGATGACATGCTTTCAGAGCAGAGGGATAATGAGCTGGCAATCGATGAAGTTGTAACAGTACAGCAG GCTGAAAAGATTAGAAAGATGGATTATGTACTTGAGGAGCAAGTGCAGGATACAGTTAAGATCAAGCATGGTGATATGCTTGATCATGTTTGCATTAAGAATCACCATCAGCAGCAGGTTGCTTCAATGGATAAAAGCTCTATGCATAGTGCTAAGTTGATAGAATCATGCGACCCTGTTGTTCCTCAGGATAGGCATCAACAGCAAAATGGTTCAGTTAATGGCAATCTTCAGATCAAATCCCCGGAGATGGAATCCCTTGTCAACAGTGCTAGTGCAGAAATAGATGATACTCCGTCTTTTTCAACGTACACGGGAAATGTAAGCCGTGCAAATATTCCCGTCGACCAGCGGGTTCCTCCTACATCTGCGAGCGATGTTTGGCCAACAGGTGATGCTCGTGGTTCTTACTTTCAATCTGCTGCCTATTCTTCTTCTCAAGAGTTGAAGCTTGGGAGAGCACAGTTAATACAGGAGCAATCATTGCGAATACTTGATATGGAAACAGACAGGCAAGATAAAGATGCTGGGAAGGATATGCTTCCCAGGCGATCTGACCATACGTCATTCTTCAATTCCTACTCTAACCAAGATCAAAGTGAATCACTCTCGTTCTTCAAGGGCCATAATAGTTTATCATACCATCACGAGCAAAAGCACTTGGGTGTAGATTTCCAGCGTGCTAATGATCTGATGGACGCAGGTCAATTTGATGGGCATTTGACGGAACAAGTTCACCCATCACTTCATTTGTATCCAAAGCCGAAGAGATTGAATGATTTTTACATGCATCAGACCCTTCAGGACAGTATGTATTCTGATGGAAGTCGGTTTAACATGCCAAGGCAGGAGCAGGTTCCGGTCAATATTCATGATTGGGCCGCTGTTAACTCGGTAAGCATGACAGCTACTTCTCAACCTCACTTGAACAGTGTAGAGGTGAATCAGAACTGGTATTCAGGTGAGAGTGGTGCCCAAGATGTCTGGGCTCCCTATGAAAGTGGTGTCCATAGCTTTAGCGGTGGACGTAATTCAGATCAAAGCCTATTCAGTGTACTTACTGAATGTAATGAACTACGACCTGCTGCCAATTATGTTCCAATGAGCTCATCGGAGAGATTCATCCAGGCTGGAAATTTCAGTGGGATGGGTGAGGGAATTCCACCGAGCAGCCTGGCACAAGAAGCACCTAATGCATTTAACTACTTGAGTGGTCACGAGGCAGGCACTGCTGGTGTTAAAATCAGTAGCTTGGGGTGGATGGGAATCCCACAGCAGAATCCTGGGATACATGAGTCGTCCATGGGTAAACCTTTTTTAAGGTCTTGGAATCAGTAA
- the LOC140860066 gene encoding uncharacterized protein isoform X2: MTANQRKKKVNAASLVGCKSYEQYMVKRKKLKPPQPALNMAPTISLEWDNKKKSVVSKRDQIGISQRHWIPFIEPGPHSHNILADVFSVPQEIFELENLSGVLSYEVWQSLLSENERSLLSQFLPQEAEPDGLVQELLAGDNFHFRNPFLIWGASLCFGELHPDNVLHEEQSLKACKKAYYSHLRKYHNDMIGNLQLWKEKWAGCMDPEVDIVHKVWRTRNYAEKNVPLSEKEYGSDNQNREMVHGDFERRKVCLNKPGDCEFSLQEVAAVSRQGGKLHKHNIQHEDGAKYMSYVKVVWCNFSFLVKNFGSLSWLALHNSIILSCLIFGAFLNIINDYEEVLLEVSQVSKQQHERVKSSMKHAGISIQPRSLNNVLGTIDTLNVQPFEKFEEEEEKKLHDYWLKLVKHDIPDGFVYWRKSRLSRQQLIQLLCEEMGKKVKPEEVTLDRNREGSPNKLMEPSDDSNYEFLPAITIEVVEKDQYDDMLSEQRDNELAIDEVVTVQQAEKIRKMDYVLEEQVQDTVKIKHGDMLDHVCIKNHHQQQVASMDKSSMHSAKLIESCDPVVPQDRHQQQNGSVNGNLQIKSPEMESLVNSASAEIDDTPSFSTYTGNVSRANIPVDQRVPPTSASDVWPTGDARGSYFQSAAYSSSQELKLGRAQLIQEQSLRILDMETDRQDKDAGKDMLPRRSDHTSFFNSYSNQDQSESLSFFKGHNSLSYHHEQKHLGVDFQRANDLMDAGQFDGHLTEQVHPSLHLYPKPKRLNDFYMHQTLQDSMYSDGSRFNMPRQEQVPVNIHDWAAVNSVSMTATSQPHLNSVEVNQNWYSGESGAQDVWAPYESGVHSFSGGRNSDQSLFSVLTECNELRPAANYVPMSSSERFIQAGNFSGMGEGIPPSSLAQEAPNAFNYLSGHEAGTAGVKISSLGWMGIPQQNPGIHESSMGKPFLRSWNQ, encoded by the exons ATGACAGCCAATCAGCGGAAAAAAAAGGTGAATGCTGCCAGTTTGGTTGGCTGCAAATCTTATGAACAATATATGGTAAAAAGGAAGAAGTTGAAACCACCGCAGCCAGCCCTGAATATGGCACCTACTATCTCTCTAGAGTGGGATAACAAGAAGAAGAGTGTTGTCTCAAAGAGGGATCAGATTGGTATTTCTCAGAGGCACTGGATTCCATTTATTGAGCCTGGGCCTCACAGCCATAATATATTGGCTGATGTTTTTTCTGTTCCTCAGGAGATATTTGAACTAGAAAACTTATCTGGGGTTCTGTCTTATGAG GTATGGCAGAGTTTGTTGTCCGAAAATGAAAGAAGTCTTCTATCTCAATTTCTACCCCAAGAAGCTGAGCCTGATGGTCTTGTTCAAGAATTGCTCGCTGGGGATAATTTCCATTTCAGAAATCCTTTCCTCATATG GGGTGCTTCTCTCTGTTTTGGAGAGCTCCATCCTGATAATGTTCTTCACGAGGAGCAGTCCCTCAAAGCTTGCAAGAAGGCCTACTACTCACATTTACGAAAGTATCATAACGA CATGATTGGGAATCTGCAACTGTGGAAGGAAAAATGGGCGGGTTGTATGGATCCTGAAGTGGATATTGTGCATAAAGTATGGAG GACTAGGAATTATGCTGAGAAAAATGTGCCTCTATCAG AGAAAGAGTATGGCAGTGATAACCAGAATCGGGAAATGGTGCATGGGGATTTTGAAAGAAG AAAAGTCTGCTTGAACAAACCAGGTGATTGTGAGTTCAGTCTGCAAGAGGTGGCTGCAGTATCTAGACAAGGAGGAAAGCTACACAAACACAATATCCAGCATGAAGATGGAGCCAAATACATGTCTTATGTCAAGGTGGTTTGGTGCAACTTTAGTTTTTTGGTGAAAAATTTTGGCAGCCTTTCTTGGTTGGCATTGCACAATAGCATTATACTCTCCTGTCTCATTTTTGGTGCCTTTTTAAATATCATTAACGATTATGAGGAAGTTTTACTTGAGGTTTCTCAGGTTAGCAAGCAACAGCATGAACGAGTTAAAAGTAGCATGAAACATGCTGGCATTAGCATTCAGCCCAGGTCTCTGAATAATGTTTTGGGTACCATCGACACACTTAATGTGCAACCATTTGAGAAATTCGAGGAGGAAGAAGAGAAGAAGTTGCATGATTACTG GCTAAAGTTGGTAAAACATGACATCCCTGATGGTTTCGTGTACTGGAGAAAGAGTCGATTGTCGAGGCAGCAGTTAATACAGTTGCTATGTGAAGAGATGGGAAAAAAAGTAAAGCCTGAGGAG GTTACTCTGGATAGGAACAGAGAAGGTTCTCCTAATAAGCTAATGGAGCCCTCAGATGATAGCAACTATGAATTTCTCCCTGCAATTACTATTGAG GTTGTGGAGAAAGATCAATATGATGACATGCTTTCAGAGCAGAGGGATAATGAGCTGGCAATCGATGAAGTTGTAACAGTACAGCAG GCTGAAAAGATTAGAAAGATGGATTATGTACTTGAGGAGCAAGTGCAGGATACAGTTAAGATCAAGCATGGTGATATGCTTGATCATGTTTGCATTAAGAATCACCATCAGCAGCAGGTTGCTTCAATGGATAAAAGCTCTATGCATAGTGCTAAGTTGATAGAATCATGCGACCCTGTTGTTCCTCAGGATAGGCATCAACAGCAAAATGGTTCAGTTAATGGCAATCTTCAGATCAAATCCCCGGAGATGGAATCCCTTGTCAACAGTGCTAGTGCAGAAATAGATGATACTCCGTCTTTTTCAACGTACACGGGAAATGTAAGCCGTGCAAATATTCCCGTCGACCAGCGGGTTCCTCCTACATCTGCGAGCGATGTTTGGCCAACAGGTGATGCTCGTGGTTCTTACTTTCAATCTGCTGCCTATTCTTCTTCTCAAGAGTTGAAGCTTGGGAGAGCACAGTTAATACAGGAGCAATCATTGCGAATACTTGATATGGAAACAGACAGGCAAGATAAAGATGCTGGGAAGGATATGCTTCCCAGGCGATCTGACCATACGTCATTCTTCAATTCCTACTCTAACCAAGATCAAAGTGAATCACTCTCGTTCTTCAAGGGCCATAATAGTTTATCATACCATCACGAGCAAAAGCACTTGGGTGTAGATTTCCAGCGTGCTAATGATCTGATGGACGCAGGTCAATTTGATGGGCATTTGACGGAACAAGTTCACCCATCACTTCATTTGTATCCAAAGCCGAAGAGATTGAATGATTTTTACATGCATCAGACCCTTCAGGACAGTATGTATTCTGATGGAAGTCGGTTTAACATGCCAAGGCAGGAGCAGGTTCCGGTCAATATTCATGATTGGGCCGCTGTTAACTCGGTAAGCATGACAGCTACTTCTCAACCTCACTTGAACAGTGTAGAGGTGAATCAGAACTGGTATTCAGGTGAGAGTGGTGCCCAAGATGTCTGGGCTCCCTATGAAAGTGGTGTCCATAGCTTTAGCGGTGGACGTAATTCAGATCAAAGCCTATTCAGTGTACTTACTGAATGTAATGAACTACGACCTGCTGCCAATTATGTTCCAATGAGCTCATCGGAGAGATTCATCCAGGCTGGAAATTTCAGTGGGATGGGTGAGGGAATTCCACCGAGCAGCCTGGCACAAGAAGCACCTAATGCATTTAACTACTTGAGTGGTCACGAGGCAGGCACTGCTGGTGTTAAAATCAGTAGCTTGGGGTGGATGGGAATCCCACAGCAGAATCCTGGGATACATGAGTCGTCCATGGGTAAACCTTTTTTAAGGTCTTGGAATCAGTAA